Genomic DNA from Budorcas taxicolor isolate Tak-1 chromosome 5, Takin1.1, whole genome shotgun sequence:
TCCATTCATTCCATAAAACTGGATAGGCTGTTTAATCTCAGGTGATTTTATGTTGTTAATTCATAAACAGAACTTCCTCGGAAGACAGTGGTTACAGGGTGAGCCTTTGTGAGCAGCTTCGCTGGTGCACAGCCAGACTCCCTCTCTGAGTGAAGCTTTTCCCACACTGGCCACACAGATAGGGTGTCTCTCCTGTGTGGATTTTGCCATGCAGAACACAATTCCCCCTGGTGTGGAAACTCTTCCTGCACTGTGCACAGGCATAGGGCTTCAGGCCTGTGTGGACTCTGATATGAACAATTAGGCTTCCTTTCTgactgaaggcttttccacacTGATCACATCTATAGGGCTTCTCACCACTATGAACTCTTCTGTGAACAGCAAGGTTACTTTGATTCCTGAAGCTTCTCTGACAAATAGCACACTCATAGGGTTTCTGTCCCGTGTGGAGTCTTTCATGAACGGCCAGACTACCTCGTTGACTAAAGCTTTTCCCACATTCCTTGCACTGATAGGGCTTCTCTCCTGTGTGTATTCGTTGATGTGTAACAAGATTGCCTTTGGCCCTAAAGCTTTTTCCACAATGGGTACACTCAAAGGGCTTCTGACCAGTGTGGATTCTCTCATGTAATGTTAGACTACCCTTCTGcctgaaggattttccacattcCTGGCACTCATAGATCCTCTGTCTCACTCCAGGTGAATCTTCCTGTAGTGTCTTAGAATCTGGGGATTTTTGTTCCAGCTTCTCTCTTCTGAAAGAACTCTGGAAATCCCAGCTTGAGGATCCTGTGGCCTCAGACTGATCATATTTGTGGTGGGCTTCTGTCATCACATCTGGTAAAATGAGAGGGAAGTCATGTAAGATGCACCAATATGCTGAGTGAGAAgaacagggaaaaaagaaacaatgctttgagtgcttattatgtgccGAATATTATACTATAAACTTTGCATAGA
This window encodes:
- the ZNF32 gene encoding zinc finger protein 32 gives rise to the protein MFGFPTATLLDCHGRYAQNVAFFNVMTEAHHKYDQSEATGSSSWDFQSSFRREKLEQKSPDSKTLQEDSPGVRQRIYECQECGKSFRQKGSLTLHERIHTGQKPFECTHCGKSFRAKGNLVTHQRIHTGEKPYQCKECGKSFSQRGSLAVHERLHTGQKPYECAICQRSFRNQSNLAVHRRVHSGEKPYRCDQCGKAFSQKGSLIVHIRVHTGLKPYACAQCRKSFHTRGNCVLHGKIHTGETPYLCGQCGKSFTQRGSLAVHQRSCSQRLTL